The Streptococcus mitis genome has a segment encoding these proteins:
- a CDS encoding ABC transporter permease: MKLSHYLIGLLLLLVFLSISIGTSDFSWGKLFALDHETLLLFQESRLPRTISILLTASSMSMAGLLMQTITQNQFAAPSTVGTTEAAKLGMVLSLFVFPSASLTQKMLFAFVSSIVFTLFFLAFMTIFTVKERWMLPLIGIIYSGIIGSVTEVIAYRFNLVQSMTAWTQGSFSMIQTHQYEWLFLGLIILIAVWKLSQTFTIMNLGKETSESLGISYSLLEKLALFLVALTTSVTMITVGGLPFLGVIVPNLVRKRYGDNLSQTKLMVALVGANLVLACDILSRVLIRPYELSVSLLLGIIGSLVFILLLWRGGRKDAV; the protein is encoded by the coding sequence ATGAAACTTTCTCATTATTTAATTGGCTTACTTCTACTCCTAGTCTTTCTCTCTATTAGCATTGGGACCAGTGATTTTTCATGGGGAAAACTCTTTGCTCTGGATCATGAAACTTTGCTTCTCTTTCAAGAGTCCCGTCTTCCAAGAACCATCAGTATTCTCCTGACGGCCTCTAGTATGAGTATGGCAGGACTGCTCATGCAGACTATCACTCAAAATCAGTTTGCTGCTCCGAGTACAGTTGGAACCACTGAAGCCGCCAAACTGGGAATGGTATTGAGCCTCTTTGTCTTTCCGTCGGCTAGTCTGACCCAAAAGATGCTCTTCGCTTTTGTTTCATCCATCGTATTCACCCTCTTCTTCCTAGCCTTTATGACCATTTTTACTGTAAAGGAAAGGTGGATGTTGCCTCTGATTGGGATCATCTATAGCGGGATTATTGGTTCTGTGACAGAAGTTATCGCCTACCGTTTCAATCTGGTTCAGAGTATGACAGCCTGGACCCAGGGCTCCTTCTCCATGATTCAGACTCATCAGTATGAGTGGCTCTTCTTAGGCCTCATTATCCTGATAGCCGTTTGGAAATTATCCCAAACTTTTACCATCATGAATCTAGGAAAAGAAACTAGCGAAAGTTTGGGGATTTCCTACTCCCTACTTGAAAAACTGGCCCTCTTTCTGGTGGCACTAACGACTAGTGTCACCATGATTACTGTGGGTGGCTTGCCATTTCTCGGGGTCATCGTTCCCAATCTTGTTCGCAAGCGCTACGGAGATAATCTGAGCCAAACCAAGCTCATGGTCGCACTGGTCGGTGCCAATCTGGTCCTAGCCTGCGATATCCTATCCCGAGTTCTAATTCGGCCCTATGAGCTGTCTGTCAGTCTTCTACTAGGAATCATTGGTAGCCTCGTCTTTATCCTACTTCTCTGGAGAGGGGGACGAAAAGATGCAGTCTAA
- a CDS encoding nucleoside-triphosphate diphosphatase — protein MTNKIYEYKDEQDWYVGSYGIFGGVRTLTDDDLDFPLLEFAQRFRDEDRGFPVSVTVLRYGSLYRLLSFVVDILNQEMGRNLEVIQRQGAFLLIENGQLLHVALPKEGVNVHDFFETSKVRETLLIATRNEGKTKEFRAIFDKLGYDVENLNDYPDLPEVAETGMTFEENARLKAETISQLTGKMVLADDSGLKVDVLGGLPGVWSARFAGVGATDRENNAKLLHELAMVFELKDRSAQFHTTLVVASPNKESLVVEADWPGYINFEPKGENGFGYDPLFLVGETGKSSAELTLEEKNSQSHRALAVKKLLEVFPSWQSKPSL, from the coding sequence ATGACAAATAAAATTTATGAATATAAGGATGAACAGGACTGGTATGTCGGGTCCTATGGTATTTTTGGTGGCGTCCGGACGTTGACGGATGATGACTTGGATTTTCCTCTATTGGAGTTTGCCCAAAGATTTCGAGATGAGGATCGAGGTTTTCCTGTTTCTGTTACTGTTTTACGCTATGGTTCTCTCTACCGTTTATTGTCTTTTGTGGTAGATATCCTCAACCAAGAAATGGGACGAAATCTGGAAGTCATCCAACGTCAGGGAGCTTTTCTCTTGATTGAAAATGGGCAACTCCTGCATGTAGCATTGCCTAAAGAAGGGGTCAATGTTCATGATTTCTTTGAGACAAGCAAGGTCAGAGAAACCTTATTGATTGCGACTCGAAACGAAGGCAAGACCAAAGAGTTCCGAGCTATCTTTGATAAGTTAGGCTACGATGTGGAAAATCTTAATGACTATCCTGACCTGCCTGAAGTAGCTGAAACAGGCATGACCTTCGAAGAAAATGCCCGTCTCAAGGCAGAAACCATTTCTCAATTAACGGGCAAGATGGTTTTGGCAGATGACTCAGGTCTCAAAGTCGATGTCCTTGGTGGCTTGCCAGGTGTCTGGTCAGCTCGTTTCGCAGGTGTGGGAGCTACTGACCGTGAAAACAATGCCAAACTCTTGCACGAATTGGCCATGGTCTTTGAACTCAAGGACCGCTCGGCTCAATTCCATACAACCCTAGTTGTGGCCAGTCCAAACAAGGAAAGCTTGGTTGTTGAAGCAGACTGGCCAGGCTACATTAACTTTGAACCTAAGGGTGAAAATGGATTTGGTTACGATCCTCTCTTCCTTGTAGGAGAGACAGGCAAGTCCTCAGCTGAATTAACCCTTGAAGAAAAAAATAGTCAATCTCACCGCGCCTTAGCCGTTAAGAAACTTTTGGAGGTATTTCCATCATGGCAAAGCAAACCATCATTGTAA
- the scpB gene encoding SMC-Scp complex subunit ScpB translates to MSTLAKIEALLFVAGEDGIRVRQLAELLSLPPTGIQQSLEKLAQKYEKDQESSLSLIETGGAYRLVTKPQLAAILKEYSKAPINQSLSRAALETLSIVAYKQPITRIEIDAIRGVNSSGALAKLQAFDLIKEDGKKEVLGRPNLYVTTDYFLDYMGINHLEELPVIDELEIQAQESQLFGERIEEDENQ, encoded by the coding sequence ATGAGTACTTTAGCAAAAATAGAAGCGCTCTTGTTTGTAGCGGGTGAAGATGGGATTAGAGTCCGCCAGTTAGCTGAACTCCTCTCTCTGCCACCGACAGGTATCCAACAGAGTTTAGAAAAATTAGCCCAAAAGTATGAAAAAGATCAAGAGTCGAGCTTGTCCCTGATTGAGACAGGTGGAGCTTATAGATTGGTGACCAAACCTCAACTTGCAGCGATTTTGAAGGAATATTCCAAAGCTCCCATCAACCAGAGCTTGTCTCGGGCAGCTCTTGAGACCTTGTCCATCGTTGCCTACAAGCAACCTATCACACGGATAGAAATTGATGCCATCCGTGGGGTCAACTCGAGTGGAGCCTTGGCAAAGTTGCAGGCTTTTGACCTGATAAAGGAAGACGGGAAAAAAGAAGTGTTGGGGCGCCCCAACCTCTATGTAACTACGGATTATTTCCTAGATTACATGGGGATAAACCATTTAGAAGAATTACCAGTGATTGATGAGCTTGAGATTCAAGCCCAAGAAAGCCAATTATTTGGTGAAAGGATAGAAGAAGATGAGAATCAATAA
- a CDS encoding metallophosphoesterase: MAKQTIIVMSDSHGDSLIVEEIRDRYVGKVDAVFHNGDSELRPDSPLWEGIRVVKGNMDFYAGYPERLVTELGSTKIVQTHGHLFDINFNFQKLDYWAQEEEADICLYGHLHVPSAWMEGKTLFLNPGSISQPRGTIRECLYARVEIDDSYFKVDFLTRDHEVYPGLSKEFSR; the protein is encoded by the coding sequence ATGGCAAAGCAAACCATCATTGTAATGAGCGATTCCCATGGCGATAGCTTGATTGTGGAAGAAATCCGTGATCGCTATGTAGGCAAAGTTGATGCCGTTTTTCATAACGGCGATTCTGAACTGCGTCCTGATTCTCCCCTTTGGGAAGGCATCCGCGTTGTTAAAGGGAACATGGACTTCTATGCCGGCTATCCAGAACGTTTGGTGACCGAGCTTGGTTCGACCAAGATTGTCCAAACTCATGGCCACTTGTTTGACATTAATTTCAACTTTCAAAAGTTGGACTACTGGGCTCAGGAAGAAGAGGCCGATATCTGCCTTTATGGTCACTTGCATGTGCCAAGTGCTTGGATGGAAGGCAAGACCCTTTTTCTAAATCCAGGCTCCATCAGTCAACCACGTGGGACCATCAGAGAATGTCTCTATGCTCGTGTGGAGATTGATGATAGTTATTTTAAAGTGGACTTTTTGACACGAGACCATGAGGTGTATCCGGGCTTGTCCAAGGAGTTTAGCCGATGA
- a CDS encoding YneF family protein: MDLLLAIVLIVLAFLGGALGGMYLVRKQIEKEFADNPRLNAEAVRTLLSANGQKPSEAKVQQIYHQIIRQQKAALANNKKKK; this comes from the coding sequence ATGGATTTACTATTAGCAATTGTATTGATTGTGCTAGCTTTTCTAGGAGGAGCTCTTGGAGGAATGTACTTGGTTCGTAAGCAAATTGAAAAAGAATTCGCTGACAACCCACGTTTGAATGCTGAAGCAGTTCGTACTCTTTTGAGTGCAAATGGTCAAAAACCAAGCGAAGCTAAGGTACAACAAATTTACCACCAAATCATCCGCCAACAAAAGGCAGCCCTTGCTAACAATAAAAAGAAAAAATAA
- a CDS encoding segregation/condensation protein A translates to MDIKLKDFEGPLDLLLHLVSKYQMDIYDVPITEVIEQYLAYVSTLQAMRLEVTGEYMVMASQLMLIKSRKLLPKVAEVTDLEDDLEQDLLSQIEEYRKFKLLGEHLEAKHQERAQHYSKAPTELIYEDAELVHDKTTIDLFLAFSNILAKKKEEFAQNHTTILRDEYKIEDMMVIVKESLTGRDQLRLQDLFKEAQNLQEVITLFLATLELIKTQELILVQEESFGDIYLMEKNEESQVAQS, encoded by the coding sequence ATGGATATTAAATTAAAAGATTTTGAAGGACCCCTGGACTTGCTCTTGCATCTTGTTTCTAAGTACCAGATGGATATCTACGATGTGCCCATTACGGAAGTCATCGAACAGTATCTAGCTTATGTTTCAACCCTGCAGGCCATGCGTCTGGAAGTGACGGGCGAGTACATGGTCATGGCCAGTCAGCTCATGCTGATTAAGAGCCGCAAGCTTCTTCCAAAGGTAGCAGAAGTGACAGATTTGGAAGATGACCTAGAGCAGGATCTTCTCTCCCAAATCGAAGAATACCGCAAGTTCAAGCTCTTGGGTGAGCACTTGGAAGCTAAGCACCAAGAACGGGCCCAGCACTATTCCAAAGCGCCGACAGAGTTGATTTACGAAGATGCGGAGCTTGTGCATGACAAGACGACCATTGACCTCTTTTTGGCTTTTTCAAATATCCTAGCAAAGAAAAAAGAGGAGTTTGCCCAGAATCACACGACTATCTTGCGGGATGAGTATAAGATTGAGGATATGATGGTTATCGTGAAAGAGTCCTTGACTGGACGAGATCAATTGCGCTTGCAGGATTTGTTTAAGGAAGCCCAGAATCTCCAAGAGGTCATCACCCTCTTTTTGGCAACCCTAGAGTTAATCAAAACCCAGGAGCTGATCCTCGTGCAAGAGGAAAGTTTCGGAGATATTTATCTCATGGAAAAGAATGAAGAAAGTCAAGTGGCCCAAAGCTAG
- a CDS encoding siderophore ABC transporter substrate-binding protein → MKTSLKLYLTALAASFLLLLGACSTNSSTSKTESSSSAPTEVTIKSSLGVVTLSKVPEKIVTFDLGAADTIRALGFEKNIVGMPTKTVPTYLKDLAGKVKNVGSMVEPDLEALAALEPDLIIASPRTQKFVDKFNEIAPTVLFQAGKDDYWTSTKANIESLSGAFGETGTQKAKEELAKLDKSIQEVATKNESSDKKALAILLNEGKMAAFGAQSRFSFLYQTLKFKPTDTQFEESRHGQEVSFESVKEINPDILFVINRTLAIGGDNSSNDGVLENALIAETPASKNGKIIQLTPDLWYLSGGGLESTKLMIEDAQKALK, encoded by the coding sequence ATGAAAACATCCCTTAAACTTTATCTCACTGCCCTAGCGGCCAGCTTCTTGCTCCTACTTGGTGCATGTAGTACAAACTCAAGCACTAGTAAGACGGAGTCAAGTAGCTCTGCTCCAACAGAGGTAACCATTAAAAGTTCACTAGGTGTAGTCACACTTTCAAAAGTCCCTGAAAAGATTGTGACCTTTGACCTCGGTGCTGCGGATACTATTCGCGCTTTAGGTTTTGAAAAGAATATCGTCGGAATGCCTACAAAAACTGTTCCGACTTATCTTAAAGACCTAGCTGGAAAAGTTAAAAATGTTGGTTCTATGGTTGAGCCAGACCTAGAAGCCCTTGCTGCTCTTGAACCAGACCTAATTATCGCTTCACCACGTACCCAAAAATTCGTAGATAAGTTCAACGAAATCGCTCCGACTGTTCTCTTCCAAGCAGGCAAGGACGACTACTGGACTTCTACCAAGGCTAATATCGAATCCTTATCAGGCGCCTTTGGTGAAACTGGTACACAGAAAGCCAAGGAAGAATTGGCCAAGCTAGACAAGAGCATCCAAGAAGTCGCAACTAAAAACGAAAGTTCTGACAAAAAAGCCCTTGCTATCCTCCTCAACGAAGGAAAAATGGCTGCCTTTGGTGCCCAATCTCGTTTCTCTTTCTTATACCAAACCTTGAAATTCAAGCCAACTGATACTCAATTTGAAGAGTCACGCCACGGACAAGAAGTCAGCTTTGAAAGTGTCAAAGAAATCAATCCCGATATCCTCTTTGTCATCAACCGCACCCTTGCCATCGGTGGCGACAATTCTAGCAACGATGGCGTCCTAGAAAATGCCCTCATCGCTGAAACTCCTGCCTCTAAAAATGGTAAAATTATCCAACTCACACCAGACCTCTGGTATCTAAGTGGAGGCGGTCTTGAATCAACAAAACTCATGATTGAAGACGCTCAAAAAGCCTTGAAATAA
- the xerD gene encoding site-specific tyrosine recombinase XerD — translation MRDRISAFLEEKQGLSANSKQSYKYDLEQFLDIVGERISETSLKIYQAQLANLKISAQKRKISACNQFLYFLYQKGEVDSFYRLELAKQAEKKTEKPEILDLDSFWQESDYSEGRLLALLILEMGLLPSEILALKVADINLDFQVLRIKKASQQRIVSIPTTLLSELEPLMGQTYLFERGGEAYSRQWAFRQLEAFVKEKGFLALSAQALREQFILRQIENKVDLYEIAKKLGLKTVLTLEKYR, via the coding sequence ATGAGAGACAGGATTTCAGCCTTTTTAGAAGAAAAGCAGGGCTTATCTGCCAATTCCAAACAGTCCTATAAGTATGATTTAGAGCAATTTTTAGACATTGTGGGCGAGCGGATTTCTGAGACCAGTCTCAAGATTTACCAAGCCCAACTAGCCAATCTAAAAATCAGCGCCCAGAAGCGGAAGATTTCAGCCTGTAACCAATTTCTCTACTTTCTCTATCAAAAAGGAGAGGTGGACAGCTTTTACCGCTTGGAATTAGCTAAACAAGCTGAAAAGAAAACCGAAAAACCAGAAATTTTAGACCTAGACTCTTTTTGGCAGGAAAGTGACTATTCAGAGGGTCGCTTGCTAGCGCTCTTAATCCTAGAAATGGGGCTCTTGCCGAGTGAGATTTTAGCTCTCAAGGTTGCGGACATCAATCTGGATTTTCAGGTGTTGCGAATCAAGAAGGCTTCCCAACAGAGGATTGTCAGCATTCCCACGACCTTGCTTTCAGAATTGGAACCCTTGATGGGCCAGACCTACCTTTTTGAAAGGGGAGGGGAAGCCTATTCTCGTCAGTGGGCCTTTCGTCAGCTAGAAGCTTTTGTCAAGGAGAAAGGTTTCCTAGCCTTATCAGCCCAAGCCTTGCGGGAACAGTTCATTCTACGACAAATTGAAAACAAGGTCGATTTGTACGAAATTGCAAAAAAATTAGGATTAAAAACAGTCCTGACCTTAGAAAAATATAGATAA
- a CDS encoding bacteriocin immunity protein, with translation MVEPNLEILVKDLYNHARHDLSEDLVAALLETAKKLPSTNEQLLAVRLSGLVNRELLLNPKHPAPELLNLARFIKREEAKYRGTAASALMYGELFKML, from the coding sequence ATGGTAGAACCAAACCTAGAAATCCTTGTAAAAGATCTTTACAATCATGCTCGACATGATTTGAGTGAAGATTTAGTTGCTGCTCTCCTAGAGACTGCTAAAAAACTGCCTTCTACAAATGAGCAATTGCTGGCAGTTCGTCTCTCAGGCCTGGTCAATCGTGAATTGCTCCTAAATCCCAAACATCCGGCACCTGAGTTGCTCAACTTAGCTCGCTTTATTAAAAGAGAAGAAGCTAAGTACAGAGGAACCGCAGCTTCTGCGCTTATGTATGGGGAGCTCTTTAAAATGCTTTGA
- a CDS encoding iron chelate uptake ABC transporter family permease subunit produces the protein MQSKSKHTKLFWLLIILAIGACLLYFWPITHLSTFAWKLRSQKIIVYLLVAIATGISTISFQTLTENRFLTPSILGIESFYVLLQTLLLVFESKFLQLGKSPILEFLILLLVQSLFFLALQGYLKTLMKQDLVFILLICLALGSLFRNISTFLQVLMDPNEYDKLQNSLFASFQHLNTSILAIGSLIILTLTIFFFRKAVILDVLHLQRETAQILGLDVEKEQKELLWGIVLLTSTATALVGPMAFFGFMLANLTYLIVKDYRHKLLFIVAILVGFISLTLGQALIERVFALEIRISMVIESVGGLLFFILLYRRARR, from the coding sequence ATGCAGTCTAAAAGCAAACATACTAAGCTATTCTGGCTTCTCATTATTCTTGCCATCGGAGCTTGCCTTCTCTACTTTTGGCCCATTACTCACCTGTCCACCTTCGCTTGGAAGCTGCGTTCCCAAAAGATCATCGTTTATCTCTTGGTAGCTATCGCGACAGGGATTTCGACCATTAGTTTTCAAACACTGACGGAAAATCGTTTCCTGACGCCAAGTATTTTAGGAATCGAATCCTTCTACGTCCTACTGCAAACCCTACTACTGGTTTTTGAAAGTAAGTTTCTTCAACTCGGGAAGTCTCCCATCTTAGAATTCCTAATCTTACTTCTCGTCCAATCTCTCTTCTTTCTCGCCTTGCAAGGCTACTTGAAGACGCTGATGAAGCAAGATCTGGTCTTTATCCTGCTAATCTGTCTAGCCCTTGGAAGTCTCTTTCGAAATATCAGTACCTTCCTTCAGGTCCTGATGGATCCAAATGAATATGATAAACTGCAAAACAGCCTTTTTGCCTCCTTTCAACATCTCAACACTTCCATCCTAGCCATCGGTTCTCTGATTATCCTTACTTTGACAATCTTTTTCTTTCGGAAAGCAGTCATTCTGGATGTCTTGCACCTGCAAAGAGAAACAGCTCAGATATTGGGACTCGATGTTGAAAAAGAACAGAAAGAACTCCTCTGGGGCATCGTGCTTTTGACCTCAACGGCCACTGCCCTGGTAGGACCTATGGCCTTCTTCGGTTTTATGTTGGCCAACCTCACCTACCTAATCGTCAAAGACTATCGACACAAGTTGCTCTTTATCGTGGCCATTCTGGTTGGATTTATTAGCTTGACCTTGGGGCAGGCCCTGATTGAACGAGTATTTGCACTGGAAATTCGCATCAGCATGGTCATCGAGAGCGTAGGTGGTCTCTTATTCTTTATCTTACTTTATAGGAGGGCGCGTCGGTGA
- a CDS encoding pseudouridine synthase yields the protein MRINKYIAHAGVASRRKAEELIKQGLVTVNGQVVRELATTIKSGDKVEVEGQPIYNEEKVYYLLNKPRGVISSVTDDKGRKTVVDLLPNVKERIYPVGRLDWDTSGVLILTNDGDFTDEMIHPRNEIDKVYVARVKGVANKDNLRPLTRGLEIDGKKTKPAVYEILKVDPVKNRSVVQLTIHEGRNHQVKKMFEAVGLQVDKLSRTRFGHLDLTGLRPGESRRLNKKEISQLHTMAVTKK from the coding sequence ATGAGAATCAATAAGTATATTGCCCACGCAGGTGTGGCCAGTAGGAGAAAAGCAGAAGAGCTGATCAAGCAAGGCCTGGTGACGGTTAACGGCCAAGTGGTACGTGAACTAGCAACCACTATCAAGTCAGGCGACAAGGTCGAAGTTGAAGGTCAACCTATCTACAACGAAGAAAAGGTCTATTATCTGCTTAACAAACCACGCGGTGTCATTTCCAGTGTGACAGATGACAAGGGGCGTAAGACTGTTGTCGACCTCTTGCCCAACGTGAAGGAACGCATCTACCCTGTAGGTCGTTTGGACTGGGATACATCAGGAGTCTTGATTTTGACCAATGATGGGGATTTTACGGATGAGATGATTCACCCTCGTAATGAGATTGACAAGGTTTATGTCGCGCGTGTTAAAGGTGTGGCCAATAAGGATAATCTCCGCCCCTTGACTCGTGGACTTGAGATTGATGGCAAGAAAACCAAGCCGGCTGTTTATGAGATTCTCAAAGTGGATCCGGTCAAAAACCGCTCTGTGGTGCAGTTGACTATCCATGAAGGGCGTAACCACCAGGTTAAAAAGATGTTTGAAGCTGTCGGTCTCCAAGTGGACAAGTTGTCACGGACTCGTTTCGGACATCTAGACTTGACAGGACTCCGTCCAGGAGAATCCCGTCGTCTTAATAAAAAAGAAATCAGTCAACTACACACCATGGCTGTAACTAAGAAATAA
- the pepA gene encoding glutamyl aminopeptidase, producing the protein MTTLFSKIKEVTELAAVSGHEAPVRAYLREKLTPHVDEVVTDGLGGIFGIKHSEAADAPRVLVASHMDEVGFMVSEIKPDGTFRVVEIGGWNPMVVSSQRFKLLTRDGHEIPVISGSVPPHLTRGKGGPTMPAIADIVFDGGFADKAEAESFGIRPGDTIVPDSSAILTANEKNIISKAWDNRYGVLMVSELAEALSGQKLGNELYLGSNVQEEVGLRGAHTSTTKFDPEVFLAVDCSPAGDVYGGQGKIGDGTLIRFYDPGHLLLPGMKDFLLTTAEEAGIKYQYYCGKGGTDAGAAHLKNGGVPSTTIGVCARYIHSHQTLYAMDDFLEAQAFLQALVKKLDRSTVDLIKNY; encoded by the coding sequence ATGACAACATTATTTTCAAAAATCAAAGAAGTAACAGAACTTGCTGCGGTCTCAGGTCATGAAGCACCTGTCCGTGCTTATCTTCGTGAAAAGTTGACACCGCACGTGGATGAAGTGGTGACAGATGGTTTGGGTGGTATTTTCGGGATTAAACATTCAGAAGCTGCAGATGCACCGCGCGTCTTGGTCGCTTCTCATATGGACGAAGTTGGTTTTATGGTCAGCGAGATTAAGCCAGACGGTACCTTCCGTGTCGTAGAAATCGGTGGCTGGAACCCCATGGTGGTTAGCAGCCAACGTTTCAAACTCTTGACTCGTGATGGTCATGAAATTCCTGTGATTTCAGGATCTGTTCCGCCACATTTGACTCGTGGTAAGGGCGGACCAACCATGCCTGCTATTGCAGATATCGTCTTTGATGGTGGTTTTGCGGATAAGGCTGAGGCAGAAAGCTTTGGCATCCGTCCTGGCGACACCATTGTTCCAGATAGTTCTGCAATCTTGACAGCCAATGAAAAAAATATCATCTCAAAAGCTTGGGACAACCGCTACGGTGTTCTTATGGTTAGTGAATTGGCAGAAGCTCTGTCAGGTCAAAAACTCGGAAATGAACTCTATCTTGGCTCTAACGTCCAAGAAGAGGTTGGTCTCCGTGGTGCTCATACTTCTACAACTAAATTTGACCCAGAAGTTTTCCTAGCAGTTGACTGCTCACCAGCAGGTGATGTCTACGGTGGTCAAGGCAAGATTGGGGATGGAACCTTGATTCGTTTCTACGATCCAGGTCACCTGCTTCTCCCAGGTATGAAGGATTTCCTTTTGACAACGGCTGAAGAAGCTGGTATCAAGTACCAATACTACTGTGGAAAAGGCGGAACAGACGCTGGCGCAGCTCATCTGAAAAATGGTGGTGTCCCATCTACAACAATCGGTGTTTGCGCTCGTTATATCCATTCTCATCAAACCCTCTACGCTATGGATGACTTCCTAGAAGCTCAAGCTTTCTTGCAAGCCTTGGTGAAGAAATTGGATCGTTCAACAGTTGACTTGATTAAAAATTATTAA
- the cbpB gene encoding cyclic-di-AMP-binding protein CbpB, protein MIAKEFETFLLGQEETFLTPAENLAVLIDTHNADHATLLLSQMTYTRVPVVTDEKHFVGTIGLRDIMAYQMEHDLNQEIMADTDIVHMTKTDVAVVSPDFTITEVLHKLVDESFLPVVDASGIFQGIITRKSILKAVNALLHDFSKEYEIRCK, encoded by the coding sequence ATGATTGCCAAGGAGTTTGAGACTTTCTTGTTGGGGCAAGAAGAAACTTTTTTGACCCCTGCTGAAAATCTAGCTGTGTTGATTGATACCCACAATGCGGATCATGCGACCCTCTTGCTCAGTCAGATGACCTATACCCGTGTTCCCGTTGTAACAGATGAAAAACACTTTGTTGGGACGATTGGGCTCAGAGATATTATGGCTTATCAGATGGAGCATGACTTGAATCAAGAAATTATGGCGGATACGGATATTGTTCATATGACCAAAACGGATGTAGCGGTTGTTTCGCCTGATTTTACCATTACGGAGGTCTTGCACAAGCTGGTAGATGAGTCCTTCTTGCCGGTTGTGGATGCGTCTGGTATTTTCCAAGGAATTATCACGCGCAAGTCTATCCTAAAGGCAGTGAATGCCCTCTTGCATGACTTTAGTAAGGAATATGAGATTCGATGCAAATGA
- the yidD gene encoding membrane protein insertion efficiency factor YidD: MKRILIVPVRFYQRFISPAFPPSCRFEPTCSNYMIQAIEKHGFKGVLMGLARILRCHPWSKTGKDPVPDHFSLKRNQEGK, from the coding sequence ATGAAACGAATTTTAATAGTGCCTGTGCGCTTTTACCAACGGTTTATCTCACCAGCCTTTCCCCCCTCTTGTCGCTTTGAGCCGACTTGTTCCAACTACATGATTCAGGCTATTGAAAAACATGGCTTCAAGGGTGTTTTGATGGGCTTGGCTCGGATTTTACGTTGCCATCCCTGGTCGAAAACAGGTAAGGACCCCGTCCCAGATCATTTTTCACTCAAACGAAATCAAGAAGGAAAATGA
- the racE gene encoding glutamate racemase yields MDNRPIGFLDSGVGGLTVVRELMRQLPHEEIVYIGDSARAPYGPRPAEQIREYTWQLVNFLLTKDVKMIVIACNTATAVVWEEIKAQLDIPVLGVILPGASAAIKSSQGGKIGVIGTPMTVQSDIYRQKINDLDPDLQVESLACPKFAPLVESGALSTSVTKKVVYETLRPLVGKVDSLILGCTHYPLLRPIIQNVMGPKVQLIDSGAECVRDISVLLNYFEINRGRDAGPLHHRFYTTASSQSFAQIGEEWLEKEIHVEHVEL; encoded by the coding sequence ATGGATAATCGACCAATTGGTTTTTTGGATTCGGGTGTCGGGGGCTTGACCGTTGTGCGCGAGCTCATGCGCCAGCTTCCCCATGAAGAAATCGTCTATATTGGAGATTCGGCACGGGCGCCTTACGGACCCCGTCCTGCTGAGCAAATTCGTGAATATACTTGGCAGTTGGTCAACTTTCTCTTGACCAAGGATGTCAAAATGATTGTCATTGCTTGTAATACTGCGACTGCGGTCGTCTGGGAAGAAATTAAGGCTCAACTAGATATTCCTGTCTTGGGTGTGATTTTGCCAGGAGCTTCGGCAGCTATCAAGTCCAGTCAAGGTGGGAAAATCGGAGTCATTGGAACGCCCATGACAGTACAATCTGACATCTATCGTCAGAAAATCAACGATCTGGATCCGGACTTACAGGTGGAGAGTTTGGCCTGTCCCAAGTTTGCTCCCTTGGTGGAGTCTGGTGCTTTGTCAACCAGTGTCACCAAGAAAGTGGTCTATGAAACCCTGCGTCCCTTGGTTGGAAAGGTGGATAGCCTGATTTTGGGCTGTACCCATTATCCACTTCTCAGACCTATTATTCAAAATGTTATGGGGCCCAAGGTTCAACTTATCGATAGTGGGGCAGAGTGCGTACGAGATATCTCAGTCTTACTTAATTATTTTGAAATCAATCGTGGTCGCGATGCTGGACCACTCCATCACCGTTTTTACACAACAGCCAGCAGCCAAAGTTTTGCACAAATTGGTGAAGAATGGCTGGAAAAAGAGATTCATGTGGAGCATGTAGAATTATGA